From the genome of Carboxydocella sporoproducens DSM 16521, one region includes:
- a CDS encoding biotin-dependent carboxyltransferase family protein yields MSFIRVIKPGLLTTIQDRGRFGYQQWGIPVAGAMDEYALRIANLLVGNPEGEACLEITLLGPTLEFQAEGVIALTGADLGARLNGQDLPLWQALQVQKGDKLEFTGVKAGCRVYLAVAGGFEVPVVMGSKSTYVRGQIGGFAGRSLRKGDEIGIRVPRVDLRRLINRTVPREYRYEFTNPILVRVVLGPQDDAFTEDGIRTFLEGQYQVTNEADRMGYRLDGPKIQHKTSPDIISDGIVMGSIQVPGHGLPIIMMADRQTTGGYTKIATVITADLNKIAQAKPGDAIRFQAVSIEEAHEIYRAYEEKIRNVKDKFIFAQKEPFTSKKGLKRTMRIWVNGTEYIVEIERL; encoded by the coding sequence ATGAGTTTTATCAGGGTTATAAAACCAGGCCTCCTGACAACGATACAGGACCGTGGACGGTTCGGTTATCAACAGTGGGGTATTCCTGTGGCCGGAGCCATGGATGAATACGCTTTGCGTATAGCCAATCTTTTGGTAGGTAATCCGGAAGGTGAGGCATGTTTGGAAATTACTCTCCTGGGACCCACCCTGGAATTCCAGGCTGAAGGCGTAATTGCCCTGACAGGGGCTGATCTGGGAGCCAGGTTAAATGGCCAGGATCTTCCTCTCTGGCAGGCTTTACAAGTCCAAAAAGGCGACAAACTGGAATTTACGGGTGTGAAGGCAGGATGTCGTGTCTATTTAGCGGTAGCCGGAGGGTTTGAAGTTCCGGTAGTGATGGGCAGTAAGTCTACATATGTACGTGGACAGATAGGCGGTTTTGCAGGGAGGAGTTTACGTAAGGGAGATGAAATTGGCATAAGGGTTCCTCGGGTAGATTTAAGGAGATTGATCAATCGAACGGTACCCAGGGAGTACCGGTATGAATTTACCAATCCCATCCTGGTACGGGTTGTGCTGGGTCCCCAGGATGATGCCTTTACCGAGGACGGAATTAGAACCTTTTTGGAAGGGCAATACCAGGTAACTAACGAAGCTGACCGTATGGGGTATCGCCTGGATGGTCCCAAAATCCAGCATAAGACAAGTCCGGATATTATCTCTGATGGTATTGTCATGGGTTCTATCCAGGTCCCCGGGCATGGTTTGCCTATTATTATGATGGCTGACCGACAAACTACCGGGGGTTACACGAAAATCGCCACCGTTATTACCGCAGATTTAAACAAAATAGCCCAGGCTAAGCCGGGAGATGCAATCAGGTTTCAGGCTGTTTCTATTGAGGAAGCCCATGAGATTTACCGGGCCTATGAAGAAAAAATTCGCAACGTCAAGGATAAATTTATTTTTGCTCAAAAAGAGCCCTTCACAAGTAAGAAAGGGTTAAAGAGAACTATGCGTATATGGGTAAATGGTACGGAATATATAGTCGAAATAGAAAGATTATGA
- the pxpB gene encoding 5-oxoprolinase subunit PxpB, which yields MYDKARFLPAGDKGVVVEFGNSISKEINKKIRSLMLAIEQAELPGIMELIPTYRSLLVLYEPLAWKYGDLILQLEKIEANLGALKLPEPQVILLPVVYGGEYGPDLNFVSEHAKLTPEEVIKIHTGTDYLIYMLGFTPGFPYLGGMDERIATPRLQTPRTKIPAGSVGIAGSQTGVYPIESPGGWQIIGRTPVKLFDPAREKPVLLQAGNYVRFYQITPEEYQEIAQLVEKGQYIVKSENYGEKEV from the coding sequence ATGTATGATAAGGCCAGGTTTCTTCCTGCTGGGGATAAAGGGGTGGTGGTAGAGTTTGGCAATTCTATCAGTAAGGAAATCAACAAAAAAATTCGTAGCTTGATGTTAGCTATAGAACAGGCTGAATTACCGGGCATAATGGAACTCATACCTACCTACCGCTCTTTACTGGTGCTTTATGAACCCTTGGCCTGGAAATATGGTGATTTAATCCTTCAACTTGAAAAAATCGAAGCCAATCTAGGTGCATTAAAACTTCCCGAGCCCCAGGTTATTTTATTGCCTGTGGTATATGGCGGGGAATATGGACCTGATTTAAACTTTGTCTCTGAACATGCGAAATTGACTCCGGAAGAGGTTATTAAAATTCACACGGGGACAGATTATTTAATTTATATGCTTGGATTTACTCCCGGATTTCCATACCTGGGTGGCATGGATGAACGCATAGCTACACCGCGGCTTCAGACACCTCGCACAAAAATTCCTGCTGGTTCTGTAGGTATCGCAGGAAGCCAAACAGGGGTTTATCCTATCGAAAGTCCAGGCGGCTGGCAAATAATTGGCCGTACTCCTGTCAAACTTTTCGACCCTGCCAGGGAAAAACCCGTTCTCTTACAAGCAGGAAATTATGTGCGTTTTTATCAAATAACTCCCGAAGAATACCAGGAAATAGCCCAACTGGTTGAGAAGGGCCAGTACATTGTTAAATCCGAGAATTATGGTGAGAAGGAGGTTTGA
- a CDS encoding putative hydro-lyase has translation MELFHAKPEEVRGAIRKGEINRPTAGMCAGYAQANLAVLPKDLAFEFLLFCQRNPKPCPVLDVTEVGSFEPVLTAPGADLRTDIPKYRIYKYGQLVDETSDILNYWREDLVAFLLGCSFTFESGLLQGGIPVRHIEEGRNVPMYITNIPCKPAGRFSGPMVVSMRPIPYQQVVKAVQITSRYPAVHGAPVHIGDPVLIGIKDLDKPDFGDPVTIKPGEVPVFWACGVTPQAVAMQSKPPFMITHAPGHMFITDVLNEDLTV, from the coding sequence CTGGAATTATTTCATGCTAAACCTGAGGAGGTCAGGGGAGCCATCCGCAAAGGGGAAATAAACAGACCGACAGCGGGGATGTGTGCAGGGTACGCTCAAGCTAACCTTGCTGTTTTACCGAAAGATTTAGCCTTTGAATTTTTGCTCTTTTGTCAAAGAAATCCTAAACCCTGTCCGGTCCTGGATGTTACAGAGGTGGGCTCTTTTGAGCCTGTTTTAACAGCCCCGGGTGCTGATTTGCGCACGGATATACCCAAATACCGTATTTATAAGTATGGCCAACTAGTTGATGAGACTAGTGATATTTTAAATTATTGGCGAGAAGATCTTGTTGCTTTTCTTTTAGGTTGCAGTTTTACCTTTGAGAGTGGATTGCTTCAAGGGGGGATTCCGGTCCGTCATATTGAAGAAGGCAGGAATGTACCCATGTATATTACCAATATACCCTGCAAACCTGCAGGAAGGTTCAGTGGCCCCATGGTAGTAAGTATGCGTCCTATACCTTATCAACAGGTAGTAAAGGCAGTACAAATAACAAGTCGTTATCCAGCTGTTCATGGTGCACCTGTTCATATCGGAGACCCTGTTCTGATCGGAATAAAAGATTTAGATAAACCGGATTTTGGAGACCCTGTCACCATTAAACCAGGGGAAGTACCGGTATTCTGGGCTTGTGGTGTTACCCCACAAGCTGTGGCTATGCAGTCGAAACCACCTTTCATGATTACCCATGCTCCCGGGCACATGTTTATAACTGATGTGCTCAATGAGGACCTGACTGTATAG
- a CDS encoding NRAMP family divalent metal transporter, protein MADFEIKTKTGTAGKASLGALLGAAFLMATSAIGPGFVTQTAVFTQQYMANFAFIILASVILDIGAQMNVWRVIAISGMRGQDVANKVLPGLGYFVAFLVALGGLAFNIGNIAGAGMGMNVMFGITPAMGAIISAMIAIFIFLSKEMGKAMDAFAKVLGGLMILLTLYVAIITRPPVGEALLRTFVPTEVPLLPIITLLGGTVGGYITFAGGHRLIDAGITGIENLREVTRGSVTGIIIASVMRVVLFLAVLGVVAAGHKLDPANPPASAFQLAAGNIGYKLFGVVFWSAAITSVVGAAYTSVSFLRSLASTFENNYKWWIIAFIVASTVIFVTIGKPVKLLILAGALNGLILPITLGTMLIASKRKDIVGEYKQPTWLMLFGILVVIVAIYAGVLSLKGITDLFK, encoded by the coding sequence ATGGCAGATTTCGAAATCAAGACTAAAACAGGAACAGCAGGGAAGGCTAGTTTAGGGGCGCTCCTGGGGGCGGCCTTCCTGATGGCTACTTCAGCCATCGGACCTGGGTTTGTGACTCAGACGGCCGTTTTTACCCAGCAGTACATGGCTAATTTTGCTTTCATTATCTTAGCTTCAGTTATTCTGGATATTGGAGCCCAGATGAATGTTTGGCGCGTTATCGCTATATCGGGTATGCGCGGCCAGGATGTAGCCAATAAGGTACTGCCGGGTTTGGGTTATTTTGTTGCTTTCCTGGTGGCTTTAGGTGGGTTGGCTTTCAATATCGGTAATATTGCAGGTGCCGGTATGGGGATGAATGTAATGTTTGGCATTACTCCTGCTATGGGGGCCATTATTTCCGCAATGATCGCTATTTTTATCTTTTTATCCAAAGAAATGGGCAAGGCCATGGATGCATTTGCCAAGGTTTTAGGCGGTCTAATGATTCTTTTAACCTTATATGTAGCCATTATAACCAGGCCACCTGTAGGTGAAGCCTTGCTTCGTACTTTTGTTCCAACTGAAGTGCCTCTCTTACCCATTATCACCTTATTGGGTGGCACAGTGGGTGGATACATTACTTTTGCCGGTGGTCATCGCCTTATTGATGCAGGTATTACCGGTATTGAAAATTTGCGTGAAGTTACCAGGGGTTCTGTGACAGGTATCATTATTGCATCTGTCATGCGGGTGGTTCTTTTCCTTGCTGTTTTGGGGGTAGTTGCTGCAGGGCACAAGCTGGATCCGGCCAATCCGCCTGCATCAGCTTTCCAGTTAGCTGCAGGAAATATCGGCTATAAGCTGTTTGGTGTTGTTTTCTGGTCGGCAGCTATTACCTCTGTGGTGGGGGCAGCTTATACTTCCGTATCTTTCCTTCGCTCGCTGGCTAGCACCTTTGAGAATAATTACAAGTGGTGGATTATCGCCTTTATTGTAGCTTCTACGGTAATTTTTGTAACTATTGGTAAGCCAGTCAAGCTCTTGATTCTGGCCGGTGCTTTAAACGGTCTCATTCTTCCCATTACTTTGGGAACCATGCTCATCGCTTCCAAACGGAAAGATATTGTAGGGGAATACAAACAGCCTACCTGGTTGATGCTCTTCGGAATTCTTGTTGTTATTGTAGCTATATATGCAGGAGTTCTTTCTCTAAAAGGCATCACAGATTTATTTAAATAA